Proteins encoded by one window of Sulfurimonas hongkongensis:
- a CDS encoding response regulator, whose protein sequence is MRVTPALIVDDSPMIIKIIKRSLLTNKIDGYYFRDDSIYSASDGMEAFEVMGRAHDIKLIVTDINMPYLNGDEFIEILKDTGKLSNLEVVFVTSSSTQLILKSEIQESILGIIYKPFRYESFVQKFKALQKQKSLQNIELQKIKTQQVEKKEFIEKMCYLYFGDIGIDSVTDNLDTIIDESFSNAQITKNEYPELLYSILSIYLFESQIEHKVSHKRIKCILKRKENSSHIKKSRLGLIDGFKKELDYVNSTDLRPSEIITALISHTFDTLSMSTSHVKKFFPIDNKLYAPHFEYIIEEFIKIDCEFKDDRLFKLMSEHKEIEEFSEFLYHFLKNREIFKSIKAVSLSKVLGIELKKRLSKILKITYALNKHYCSTLEFYIFKRAKSSSEIHRFFKKNMPKIIPCSSTFLHFKGKVTTKELRDYTPYEMQKLVVISSELKTLEFFKGAIGDAFKNWSVFCFAKNVILEAWLGSNKPNKIVIDYNFKGSGFKNGVEFLSLLYKRYPHLKHEAVVNGVYFITKEQNQQELKEYRGVLKFAKIAYPIVFKDAYETLIYD, encoded by the coding sequence ATGAGAGTTACTCCAGCGCTTATAGTTGATGATAGTCCTATGATTATCAAGATTATAAAAAGATCACTTCTAACAAATAAGATAGATGGATACTACTTTAGAGATGACTCCATCTATAGTGCCTCTGATGGGATGGAGGCTTTTGAAGTTATGGGGAGAGCTCATGATATAAAGCTTATAGTAACCGATATAAACATGCCATACTTAAATGGTGATGAGTTTATAGAGATACTAAAAGATACTGGTAAACTCTCTAACCTTGAAGTCGTTTTTGTAACATCTTCAAGTACACAACTTATCCTAAAGAGCGAGATACAAGAGAGTATCTTGGGCATTATATACAAACCATTTAGATATGAGAGTTTTGTTCAAAAATTTAAAGCTTTGCAAAAACAAAAATCACTCCAAAACATAGAACTCCAAAAGATAAAAACACAGCAAGTTGAGAAAAAAGAGTTTATAGAAAAAATGTGTTATTTATATTTTGGAGATATCGGTATAGACTCTGTCACAGACAACTTAGACACTATTATCGATGAATCATTTTCTAATGCACAAATAACAAAAAATGAGTATCCTGAACTGCTTTACTCCATACTTAGTATATACCTCTTTGAGTCGCAGATTGAACATAAAGTAAGCCATAAAAGAATCAAGTGCATACTAAAGCGTAAAGAAAATTCTTCTCATATAAAGAAGAGTCGCCTAGGGCTTATAGATGGTTTTAAAAAAGAGTTAGATTATGTTAACTCTACAGATTTACGACCATCGGAGATAATAACTGCACTCATCTCACACACTTTTGATACGCTATCAATGTCAACGAGTCATGTAAAGAAATTTTTTCCTATAGATAACAAACTCTACGCTCCACATTTTGAGTATATAATAGAAGAGTTTATCAAGATAGATTGTGAATTTAAAGATGATAGACTTTTTAAACTTATGTCTGAACATAAAGAGATAGAGGAGTTTTCAGAGTTTTTATATCATTTTTTAAAAAATAGAGAGATTTTTAAAAGCATAAAAGCGGTTAGCCTCTCAAAAGTTTTGGGAATTGAGTTAAAAAAACGCTTGAGTAAAATCCTAAAGATAACTTATGCTCTAAATAAGCACTACTGCTCAACTCTTGAGTTTTATATATTTAAAAGAGCTAAAAGTTCAAGTGAGATACATAGGTTTTTTAAGAAAAATATGCCAAAAATCATACCTTGCAGTTCTACATTTCTACACTTTAAGGGTAAGGTGACTACCAAAGAGTTACGAGATTATACGCCATATGAGATGCAGAAGTTGGTAGTAATATCATCAGAGCTAAAAACACTTGAGTTTTTTAAAGGGGCAATTGGTGATGCTTTTAAAAATTGGAGTGTTTTTTGTTTTGCAAAAAATGTGATTTTAGAAGCGTGGTTAGGAAGCAATAAACCAAATAAAATAGTTATAGATTACAATTTTAAGGGCTCTGGCTTTAAAAATGGTGTAGAGTTTTTAAGTCTCTTGTATAAAAGATATCCTCATCTAAAGCATGAAGCTGTTGTAAATGGAGTTTATTTTATAACAAAAGAGCAAAATCAACAAGAGCTTAAAGAGTATAGAGGTGTACTCAAGTTTGCAAAAATTGCATATCCTATTGTTTTTAAAGATGCTTATGAGACGCTGATATATGACTAA
- a CDS encoding diacylglycerol kinase, translating into MKLNKPKHSLFKNGIYALEGFIDITKNETSFKWQLLLLSVMGLVAWVLPLSFGYSSILFISLFLPLLAEITNSSIERVVDLVTSDYHILAKRAKDVGATLVLVSLIVTALVWIFTLFVAFELV; encoded by the coding sequence ATGAAACTTAACAAGCCTAAGCACTCACTTTTTAAGAATGGTATCTATGCTCTTGAGGGTTTTATAGATATCACAAAAAATGAGACATCATTTAAGTGGCAACTTTTGCTTCTTAGTGTAATGGGTTTGGTGGCTTGGGTTTTACCTCTAAGTTTTGGATACTCTAGCATTTTGTTTATATCTCTATTTTTACCTCTCTTAGCAGAGATTACAAACAGTTCTATTGAGAGAGTAGTCGACCTTGTAACAAGTGACTATCATATCTTAGCAAAGAGAGCAAAAGATGTTGGAGCTACACTGGTTCTTGTGAGCCTTATAGTTACAGCTCTTGTTTGGATTTTTACCCTTTTTGTAGCTTTTGAGTTGGTATAA
- a CDS encoding bifunctional diguanylate cyclase/phosphodiesterase: MIIKNNIWKIFYLLSVVAISLLVAFLYFNYKEINERHSTQVEYYTQIVANSIEVDFMQKEVLLSVIGERVFREYKSNSKAKIEELFNLLLKHNPYLVSLGLADASGQVLIASSNVEKKDINFMQSDKTSYDFKRSLSSAHMVVSRTYYFKDIGEWIIPLRKAIRDDDGNILGVIVAGMKNSKNSNYLDALDLSQNKTVVVLKDFDNKGEMYRLYYSKQDSSHKELYEKPVDKELLSHVKENFYSKYGYSIEELREAPKTVSLFVDNPLVGHNVAGLVYNKKYKLWISVGGDAKEIKEEFFRESSLHILMSILTFIVFFILFRSVVLSEKQKDRELVYQVQHDTLTNLPNRIYMYKNIKEYKELHNDKYFILYLDLDNFKNINDKFGHTAGDAILIEVANRLNIFFNEDDMIVRQGGDEFIIFVGNIDKKELEIKIQDLISYISKIYHIKKRDFRVGVSIGISECPKDAQNIEELLSLADTAMYQAKKIKNSYSFFTEEMRSLNAFRADVEHELRGAIESCELWMAYQPQINADETLYGVEALVRWQNEKLGFVPPDKFIYVAEESGLMKELGEFIIQTSLREIGELQKELNLSFSLSINISVVQLMEADFLPNLLKIIAKENFDRSSLTLEITESLSIESLDDVLPILYDIQEHDIQISLDDFGTGYSSLSILRELPIDELKIDKSFIDKILYDESEKILVESIINIGKNFHMKTLAEGVECIEQVNELKRSKCDIFQGYYYSKPLSKEDLKKFLRKG; encoded by the coding sequence ATGATAATTAAAAACAATATATGGAAGATATTTTATCTATTGTCAGTAGTTGCTATTTCTCTCTTAGTGGCATTTCTTTATTTTAACTACAAAGAGATAAATGAGAGACATAGCACTCAGGTGGAGTACTACACTCAAATAGTAGCCAATTCAATAGAAGTGGATTTTATGCAAAAAGAAGTGCTTTTAAGTGTTATTGGCGAGAGAGTATTTAGAGAGTATAAGAGTAATTCAAAAGCCAAAATAGAAGAACTCTTTAATCTCTTGTTAAAGCATAATCCCTACTTAGTTAGTCTCGGTTTAGCTGATGCGAGTGGCCAGGTCTTAATAGCAAGCTCAAATGTAGAAAAAAAAGATATAAACTTTATGCAAAGTGATAAGACTAGCTATGATTTTAAAAGATCACTAAGCTCTGCGCATATGGTAGTCTCAAGAACTTACTATTTTAAAGATATAGGTGAGTGGATTATTCCACTTAGAAAAGCCATAAGAGATGATGATGGAAATATTTTAGGTGTTATTGTGGCTGGCATGAAAAACTCTAAAAATTCTAACTATCTTGATGCGCTTGATCTCTCACAAAACAAGACAGTGGTTGTCTTAAAAGATTTTGATAACAAAGGAGAAATGTACAGACTTTACTATAGCAAACAAGACTCTTCTCATAAAGAGTTATATGAAAAGCCTGTAGACAAAGAGTTGCTCTCTCACGTTAAAGAGAATTTTTATTCAAAGTATGGATACTCTATAGAAGAGTTAAGAGAGGCTCCTAAAACTGTTAGTTTGTTTGTAGACAATCCTCTTGTTGGTCATAATGTAGCGGGTTTAGTTTACAATAAAAAGTATAAGCTTTGGATATCTGTTGGGGGAGATGCAAAAGAGATAAAAGAGGAATTTTTTAGAGAGTCATCACTGCATATCCTGATGTCTATCTTGACTTTTATTGTATTTTTTATCCTTTTTAGGAGTGTTGTTTTATCTGAGAAGCAAAAGGATAGAGAGCTTGTCTATCAGGTTCAACACGACACCCTAACAAATCTGCCAAATAGAATCTATATGTATAAAAATATAAAAGAATATAAAGAGTTACACAACGATAAATATTTTATTCTTTATCTTGATTTGGATAATTTTAAAAATATCAATGATAAGTTTGGTCATACTGCTGGAGATGCTATCTTAATCGAAGTTGCAAATAGACTAAACATATTTTTTAACGAAGATGATATGATAGTAAGACAGGGTGGGGATGAGTTTATTATCTTTGTAGGAAATATAGACAAAAAAGAGCTAGAGATAAAGATTCAAGACCTTATAAGCTATATATCTAAAATCTATCATATAAAAAAAAGAGACTTTAGAGTAGGTGTAAGTATAGGAATATCTGAGTGTCCAAAAGATGCGCAAAATATAGAGGAACTCTTAAGTTTAGCTGATACTGCAATGTATCAAGCAAAAAAAATTAAAAACTCATACTCTTTCTTTACAGAAGAGATGCGATCACTAAATGCTTTTAGAGCAGATGTAGAGCATGAGCTAAGAGGTGCCATAGAGTCTTGTGAGCTTTGGATGGCTTATCAACCACAGATAAACGCGGATGAGACTCTTTATGGAGTTGAAGCTCTTGTGAGGTGGCAAAATGAAAAATTAGGGTTTGTCCCTCCAGATAAGTTTATATATGTGGCGGAGGAGAGTGGGCTTATGAAAGAGCTTGGAGAGTTTATCATACAAACTTCTTTAAGAGAGATAGGGGAGCTTCAAAAAGAGCTAAATCTTTCCTTTAGTCTCTCCATAAATATCTCAGTTGTTCAGCTTATGGAAGCTGATTTTCTGCCAAATTTACTAAAAATCATAGCTAAAGAGAACTTTGATAGAAGCTCTCTAACGCTTGAGATTACAGAATCTTTGTCCATAGAGAGTCTAGATGATGTCTTGCCTATTTTGTATGATATACAAGAGCATGATATACAGATATCTTTAGACGACTTTGGAACTGGTTATTCGTCTCTTAGTATTTTAAGAGAGTTACCTATAGATGAGTTAAAGATAGATAAAAGTTTTATTGATAAAATCTTGTATGATGAAAGCGAAAAAATTTTAGTAGAGAGTATAATAAACATTGGAAAAAACTTTCACATGAAAACTTTAGCAGAGGGAGTTGAGTGCATAGAGCAAGTAAATGAGCTAAAGAGAAGTAAATGTGATATATTTCAAGGTTATTACTACTCAAAACCACTCTCTAAAGAGGATTTGAAAAAATTTTTAAGAAAAGGATAA
- the nspC gene encoding carboxynorspermidine decarboxylase gives MKIEDIQTPCYVCEEELLERNLLILDDVQKRSGAKVILALKGFAMWSTFDQIKKYLHGCTASGLHEAKLAYEEFGKEVHTYSPAFKGEEIDEIAFISDHIVFNSPNQLFKYAQRVKEVNPKIEISLRINPEYSESPKEIYNPCGIYSRLGTTKANFDEGVLEFVDGLNFHALCEQNVDALEGVLRAFESKFSKYFKGLKYINFGGGHHITKEGYDVERLIKVIKDFREKYGVEVYLEPGEAVGWECGYLISSVLDIVDNGMKIAILDASAEAHMPDTMAMPYRAEVRGAAEANENEFTYRLAGNTCLAGDIMGDYSFDKPLEVGSRVIFEDQIHYTFVKSTTFNGIKLPSLAIKRRDGKIEGVKEFGYENYKNRLS, from the coding sequence ATGAAGATTGAAGATATCCAAACTCCATGCTATGTCTGTGAAGAAGAGCTCTTAGAGAGAAATCTTCTCATCTTAGATGATGTGCAAAAAAGAAGTGGAGCTAAGGTTATACTAGCGCTTAAAGGTTTTGCGATGTGGAGTACCTTTGATCAGATAAAAAAGTATCTTCATGGATGTACAGCTAGTGGACTACATGAGGCAAAACTAGCTTACGAGGAGTTTGGTAAAGAGGTTCACACCTACTCACCAGCATTTAAAGGTGAAGAGATAGATGAGATAGCATTTATATCAGACCATATAGTTTTTAACTCTCCAAACCAGCTCTTTAAGTACGCACAAAGAGTAAAAGAGGTAAATCCAAAGATAGAAATCTCACTTAGGATAAATCCAGAGTATTCAGAGTCTCCAAAAGAGATTTATAATCCTTGTGGCATCTATAGTCGCTTAGGCACAACTAAAGCAAACTTTGATGAGGGAGTTTTAGAGTTTGTTGATGGACTAAACTTTCACGCTTTGTGTGAGCAAAATGTAGATGCACTAGAGGGTGTCTTAAGAGCTTTTGAGAGTAAGTTTTCTAAGTATTTTAAAGGTCTAAAATATATAAACTTTGGAGGAGGGCATCACATAACTAAAGAGGGTTATGATGTTGAGCGTCTTATAAAGGTTATCAAAGACTTTAGAGAGAAGTATGGTGTAGAGGTTTATCTTGAACCTGGTGAAGCAGTTGGATGGGAGTGTGGATATCTCATATCTAGTGTTTTGGATATAGTTGATAATGGCATGAAGATAGCAATACTAGATGCTTCTGCTGAGGCTCATATGCCAGATACTATGGCTATGCCATATCGTGCAGAGGTAAGGGGTGCTGCTGAGGCAAATGAAAATGAGTTTACTTATAGACTCGCAGGAAACACTTGTTTGGCTGGAGATATAATGGGAGACTACTCATTTGATAAGCCACTTGAAGTTGGAAGTAGAGTTATTTTTGAAGACCAGATTCATTATACTTTTGTAAAAAGTACAACATTTAATGGTATAAAACTCCCATCATTAGCTATAAAAAGAAGAGATGGTAAGATAGAGGGAGTAAAAGAGTTTGGCTATGAAAATTATAAAAACAGACTCTCATAA
- a CDS encoding saccharopine dehydrogenase family protein, with protein MKTTLIIGAGGVSRVVVHKCVQNSDVFGRIVLASRTIAKCDLIKSDLPDADIETRSVDADSVDEIIKLIEDVDADIVINVALPYQDLTIMDACIATKTPYLDTANYEHPDEAKFEYKLQWARDEKFKEAGIMGLLGSGFDPGATNVFCAYAQKHYFDEIHTIDILDCNAGDHGYAFATNFNPEINLREVSSKGRYWEDGEWIETEPMEIMQVWDYPEVGPKDSYLLYHEELESLVKNIKGLKRIRFFMTFGQSYLTHMKCLENVGMLGIKEVEHKGTKIVPMEFLKTLLPDPASLGPRTTGKTNIGILAQGIKDGKKRKIYIYQVKDHEDCFAETNSQGVSYSTGVPAMIGAKLMLQGKWSGVGVFNLEELDPDPFMDEMNKQGLPWEIKEMEV; from the coding sequence TTGAAAACAACTTTAATAATTGGCGCTGGCGGAGTTAGCCGTGTAGTAGTACACAAATGTGTACAAAATTCAGATGTGTTTGGTCGTATAGTATTAGCGAGTAGAACTATTGCAAAATGTGACCTTATAAAGAGTGATTTGCCAGATGCAGATATAGAGACTAGAAGCGTAGATGCGGATAGTGTAGATGAGATTATAAAACTTATAGAAGATGTAGATGCGGACATCGTCATAAATGTGGCACTTCCGTATCAAGACCTGACTATCATGGACGCTTGTATAGCTACAAAGACACCATATCTCGATACTGCAAACTATGAGCATCCAGATGAGGCGAAGTTTGAGTATAAACTTCAGTGGGCTAGGGATGAAAAGTTCAAAGAAGCTGGGATAATGGGACTGCTAGGGAGTGGTTTTGACCCAGGAGCTACAAATGTTTTTTGTGCATATGCTCAAAAACACTACTTTGATGAGATTCACACTATAGATATACTTGACTGTAATGCAGGTGATCATGGTTACGCTTTTGCTACAAACTTCAACCCTGAGATAAACCTAAGAGAAGTTAGCTCAAAGGGTCGCTACTGGGAAGATGGAGAGTGGATAGAGACTGAGCCTATGGAGATTATGCAAGTTTGGGATTATCCTGAGGTTGGTCCAAAGGACTCTTATCTGCTCTATCATGAAGAGTTAGAATCACTTGTTAAAAACATCAAGGGCTTAAAACGCATAAGATTTTTTATGACTTTTGGGCAGAGTTACTTAACTCATATGAAATGCTTGGAAAATGTTGGAATGCTTGGCATCAAAGAGGTGGAACACAAAGGCACGAAGATAGTTCCTATGGAGTTTTTAAAAACTCTTCTGCCAGATCCAGCTTCACTTGGTCCTAGAACAACTGGTAAAACAAACATCGGTATTTTAGCCCAAGGCATAAAAGATGGTAAAAAAAGAAAGATATATATCTATCAAGTAAAAGATCATGAAGATTGTTTTGCTGAGACGAACTCTCAAGGTGTCTCATACTCAACAGGAGTTCCAGCTATGATAGGTGCAAAACTTATGTTACAAGGGAAGTGGAGCGGGGTAGGTGTGTTTAACCTAGAAGAACTTGACCCAGATCCGTTTATGGATGAGATGAACAAACAAGGACTTCCTTGGGAGATAAAAGAGATGGAAGTTTAA
- a CDS encoding methyltransferase domain-containing protein translates to MLEDKKRWNEKYSQKEVQEEVSTILEKYVSHANIGIALDVACGTGRNTNFLAKKGFEVDAVDISNVALDKISKLPTINKIEADLDKYNITPNKYDLIVNVNYLNRRIVSQMKDGLKSGGVVIFETYLLAHGDFKIPTMNLDYLLRKNELLHAFIALEVIYYEERIDVNPNGDRVKIASIVAKKS, encoded by the coding sequence GTGTTAGAAGATAAAAAAAGATGGAATGAAAAGTATTCACAAAAGGAAGTCCAAGAAGAGGTCTCTACTATACTTGAGAAGTATGTAAGTCATGCAAATATTGGCATCGCACTTGATGTTGCTTGTGGAACAGGGAGAAATACTAACTTTTTAGCTAAAAAAGGCTTTGAAGTAGATGCAGTCGATATCTCAAATGTTGCACTTGATAAAATAAGCAAACTCCCAACTATAAACAAGATAGAGGCTGACTTAGATAAATATAACATCACACCTAACAAGTATGACCTAATAGTTAATGTGAACTATCTAAACAGACGCATAGTCTCTCAAATGAAAGATGGACTAAAAAGTGGTGGTGTAGTTATTTTTGAGACATATTTACTCGCTCATGGTGACTTTAAGATTCCAACTATGAATCTTGACTATCTGTTGCGAAAAAATGAGCTACTTCATGCTTTTATAGCTCTTGAAGTTATCTACTATGAAGAGCGTATAGATGTAAACCCAAATGGTGATAGAGTAAAAATAGCATCTATAGTTGCTAAAAAATCTTAA
- a CDS encoding DUF695 domain-containing protein, whose product MREIFKRVQDSCEMIIETNLEALDVKEMNPWLFSVFLKQEKTADEKYEEFLETKESLIIALEHQDRAVFVGSRLYDGWAELYFYAMDSKRLDAITSKILTPSSYVYESNVVRDTKWNFYEKELYPTELEFCHIESDKIIFMLEEEGDDLSIKRDVEHYLSFETPSQKDRFLQNLDIEGVSFKDEISSDEFDNGIALIKVHAPTQKEISEVVDELYKKAKEFGGYYEGWSTTLARKE is encoded by the coding sequence ATGAGAGAGATATTTAAGAGAGTCCAAGACTCTTGTGAGATGATTATAGAGACAAATCTTGAAGCACTTGATGTAAAAGAGATGAATCCTTGGTTGTTTAGTGTGTTTTTAAAGCAAGAAAAAACTGCTGATGAGAAATACGAAGAGTTTTTAGAGACAAAAGAGTCTTTAATTATCGCATTAGAACATCAGGATAGAGCAGTTTTTGTAGGAAGTAGACTCTATGATGGTTGGGCGGAACTTTATTTCTATGCTATGGATTCTAAAAGATTAGATGCTATCACTTCAAAGATACTTACTCCATCTTCGTATGTCTATGAAAGCAATGTTGTAAGAGATACAAAGTGGAATTTTTATGAAAAAGAGCTCTATCCTACCGAGTTGGAATTTTGTCATATTGAGAGTGATAAAATCATCTTTATGCTCGAAGAAGAGGGTGATGATTTGAGTATTAAAAGAGATGTGGAGCATTACCTCTCATTTGAAACTCCATCGCAAAAAGATAGATTTTTGCAAAATCTAGATATTGAAGGCGTAAGTTTTAAAGATGAAATAAGTAGCGATGAATTTGATAATGGTATTGCGCTCATCAAAGTTCACGCACCTACTCAAAAGGAAATTAGTGAAGTGGTAGATGAACTCTACAAAAAAGCAAAAGAGTTTGGCGGATACTATGAGGGCTGGAGTACAACTCTAGCAAGAAAAGAGTAG
- a CDS encoding MFS transporter — translation MFKIVGVINYLIVVFLNAFTDLGHKIIIQNTIFKVYDGELQIILTAIVNALILLPFILLFSPSGFLADRFAKSAIMKYSSALAVVVTLLITYFYYQGWFYSAFFMTFMLALQSAIYSPAKYGYIKELVGLKFISLGNGAVQAVTTIAILSGIIFYTVLFEISLADNFQTKEDVLKAIAPLGWLLVLGSLIEWFLASNLPNMMVEASQKKFNFKRYIRAEYLQKNIKTIKRNKEIFDAILALSLFWSISQVVLAIFGEFAKGELGITNAIYVQGAMAMAGFGIIAGSFLAAAFSKYYVNSGVATIGALGVTIIVFVIPSCESILSLVLLFALFGIFSGFIMVPLNSLIQLKAPRVHLGIILAGNNFVQNIFMVSFLLLTTLFAFFGTSAISLFYLMSLVGAYLSFILLRRYFVISFWALVEMLLKIRYRFRYEGLENIPKSGGVLLLGNHVSWIDWAIIQIPIERRINFMIDKDIYNNRFFNIVLRKGSLIPISKKASNGAFKEASKRLKNGKIVALFPEGRISPDGELGEFYKGYEFISSDYDGSICTFFIDGMQGSIFSKKREFKFFTKRDVVVYLGKPVCRDTKSQEVRDIIKNLKDEHET, via the coding sequence ATGTTTAAGATTGTAGGAGTTATAAACTACCTTATAGTGGTGTTTTTAAACGCTTTTACAGACTTAGGGCATAAAATAATTATACAAAATACTATTTTTAAAGTTTATGATGGCGAGCTGCAGATTATCTTAACTGCCATCGTAAATGCTTTGATACTTCTACCTTTTATCTTACTCTTCTCTCCATCTGGATTTTTAGCCGATAGGTTTGCTAAGAGTGCTATTATGAAATACTCCTCGGCTTTAGCAGTTGTTGTTACGCTCCTTATCACATACTTTTACTACCAAGGCTGGTTTTATAGTGCATTTTTTATGACTTTTATGCTCGCTCTACAAAGTGCTATCTATAGTCCTGCAAAGTATGGATATATAAAAGAGTTAGTAGGTTTGAAGTTTATAAGCCTAGGAAATGGTGCAGTCCAAGCAGTTACTACCATAGCAATATTAAGCGGGATAATCTTTTATACAGTTTTGTTTGAAATCTCTTTAGCTGATAACTTTCAGACAAAAGAGGATGTCTTAAAGGCAATAGCTCCGCTTGGCTGGCTTTTGGTCTTAGGCTCACTTATTGAGTGGTTTTTGGCTTCAAATCTTCCAAATATGATGGTCGAAGCTAGCCAAAAAAAATTTAACTTTAAGAGATACATAAGAGCTGAGTATCTTCAAAAAAATATTAAAACTATTAAGAGAAACAAAGAGATCTTTGACGCCATACTAGCTCTTAGCCTATTTTGGTCTATCTCTCAAGTTGTGCTTGCTATCTTTGGAGAGTTTGCAAAGGGAGAACTTGGTATCACAAACGCTATCTATGTTCAAGGAGCTATGGCAATGGCAGGTTTTGGTATCATAGCCGGTTCATTTCTTGCAGCAGCTTTTTCAAAATACTATGTCAACAGTGGAGTTGCAACCATCGGAGCATTAGGGGTTACTATCATAGTTTTTGTTATTCCATCTTGTGAGTCAATACTAAGTTTAGTCTTGCTTTTTGCTCTTTTTGGAATCTTTTCAGGTTTTATAATGGTGCCACTAAACTCTCTTATACAACTCAAAGCTCCCAGAGTTCATCTTGGCATTATATTAGCTGGTAACAACTTTGTACAAAATATCTTTATGGTCTCTTTTTTACTCTTAACTACTCTTTTTGCGTTTTTTGGAACGAGTGCCATCTCACTCTTTTACCTTATGAGTTTAGTGGGGGCATATCTCTCTTTTATCTTACTGCGTAGATATTTTGTTATCTCTTTTTGGGCACTTGTAGAGATGCTACTTAAGATAAGATATAGATTTCGTTACGAGGGGCTTGAAAATATCCCAAAAAGTGGCGGTGTTTTACTTTTAGGAAATCATGTTAGCTGGATTGATTGGGCGATTATCCAGATTCCAATAGAGAGACGTATCAACTTTATGATAGACAAAGATATCTATAACAACAGATTTTTTAACATAGTACTAAGAAAAGGTTCACTTATACCCATATCAAAAAAAGCTTCAAATGGTGCGTTTAAAGAGGCATCAAAAAGATTAAAAAATGGTAAAATTGTGGCTCTGTTTCCAGAGGGCAGAATAAGCCCTGATGGAGAACTTGGAGAGTTTTACAAAGGATATGAATTTATCTCTAGTGACTATGATGGCTCTATTTGTACTTTTTTTATAGATGGGATGCAGGGTAGTATATTTTCTAAAAAAAGAGAGTTTAAATTTTTTACAAAAAGAGATGTAGTAGTCTACTTAGGAAAACCAGTATGTAGAGATACAAAATCACAAGAAGTACGAGATATTATAAAAAACTTAAAGGATGAACATGAAACTTAA
- the recO gene encoding recombination protein RecO translates to MQGYIIKLNKVKDEDLIVTIITKGNLDTLYRFYGARHGVINLGFKIDYEREDSAKSTIGRLKDVVHIGFKWINNYKLLKLWQDFIALFYKHLQDAQELDDFYFELIDEASKKWSEQNPKRVAIESYVKLLEHEGRLHTDLDCFLCSIKIEDDEVSLIRAYLPTHRACSCTLGINKKGLIELFRAKSSIFLSDKEVDRLWIVLLEGL, encoded by the coding sequence ATGCAAGGTTACATCATAAAACTTAACAAAGTTAAAGACGAAGACTTAATAGTTACCATAATAACAAAGGGCAACTTAGATACCCTTTACAGGTTTTATGGAGCAAGACATGGGGTTATAAACCTAGGTTTTAAGATAGATTATGAGAGAGAAGATAGTGCAAAATCAACTATAGGAAGACTAAAAGATGTTGTCCATATAGGCTTTAAGTGGATAAATAACTATAAGCTACTAAAGCTATGGCAAGACTTTATAGCTCTCTTTTATAAGCACCTACAAGATGCACAAGAGCTAGATGATTTTTACTTCGAGCTAATAGATGAAGCATCTAAAAAATGGAGCGAACAAAATCCAAAGAGAGTAGCTATAGAGTCTTATGTTAAGCTACTTGAACATGAGGGAAGGCTCCATACGGACCTTGATTGTTTTTTATGTTCCATCAAGATAGAAGATGATGAAGTCTCACTTATAAGAGCCTACTTGCCAACACATAGAGCCTGCTCTTGCACTCTTGGTATCAACAAAAAGGGACTTATTGAACTATTTAGGGCAAAGTCTTCTATCTTTTTAAGTGATAAAGAGGTAGATAGACTTTGGATAGTTTTACTTGAGGGGCTTTAA